A single genomic interval of Picosynechococcus sp. PCC 7003 harbors:
- a CDS encoding cupin domain-containing protein: MVTTNQQSIHIERQPSPARLAALGVNTWGIWTKEVSTFPWSYDEAETCYFLEGEVTVTPEGGSPVTMGKGDLVTFAAGLACTWDITQPVKKHYSFG; the protein is encoded by the coding sequence ATGGTTACAACAAACCAGCAATCCATTCACATTGAACGTCAACCCAGCCCAGCACGGTTAGCGGCACTGGGGGTCAACACCTGGGGCATTTGGACGAAGGAAGTCTCCACCTTCCCTTGGTCTTACGATGAGGCGGAAACCTGCTATTTCCTTGAGGGGGAAGTGACTGTAACTCCAGAGGGCGGCTCCCCCGTCACCATGGGCAAAGGAGATCTTGTCACCTTTGCGGCGGGCCTGGCCTGTACCTGGGACATCACCCAGCCCGTGAAAAAGCATTATTCCTTTGGGTAA
- the cbiT gene encoding precorrin-6Y C5,15-methyltransferase subunit CbiT: MAWHYQTPGIPDHLFKRLPGIPLTKREARLLIISALRMEANSVLWDIGAGTGTISVEVALLCPQAQVIAVERDEEVADLVRRNCAHFQTDNITVIEGNAPECFAQIATKPDRICLGGGKPIKILLSEAWHCLQQGGRAVAMATNLEQLYQLSEGFSELQARNVEVVQAAINRLETQGMRQVFAAVDPMFILSGEKI, from the coding sequence ATGGCTTGGCATTACCAAACCCCTGGCATTCCGGATCACCTGTTTAAACGTTTACCGGGTATTCCCCTGACAAAACGGGAAGCACGGCTTTTGATTATCTCGGCCCTGCGGATGGAGGCGAATTCTGTGCTCTGGGATATTGGGGCTGGGACGGGGACAATTTCTGTTGAAGTCGCCCTTTTGTGCCCCCAAGCCCAGGTGATCGCCGTTGAACGGGATGAGGAAGTGGCAGATTTAGTACGGCGCAATTGTGCGCATTTTCAAACCGACAATATTACGGTGATTGAGGGAAACGCGCCGGAGTGTTTTGCCCAGATTGCCACGAAGCCAGACCGTATTTGCCTCGGCGGGGGGAAACCGATCAAAATTCTGTTGAGTGAGGCTTGGCACTGTTTACAACAAGGGGGCCGGGCGGTGGCGATGGCAACCAATTTGGAACAGCTTTATCAGCTTTCGGAGGGTTTTTCGGAACTACAGGCCCGGAATGTGGAGGTGGTTCAGGCGGCAATTAATCGCTTGGAAACCCAGGGGATGCGTCAGGTATTTGCGGCAGTAGACCCGATGTTTATCTTGAGTGGGGAAAAAATTTAG
- a CDS encoding PhoX family phosphatase yields MIHDDGRSNYSNNRPFQDILKARFSRRSMLQKSMMLSAAGFIGAIAGNSVLKPSTAATQVAQRNTSPLLGFNAVTLAQGNGPIPSISSDYQYQVLIPWGTPIQPGGPEYNGDPNTRPTAEEQAQQIGIGHDGMWFFPIGNNNDHGLLAINHEFGINEHVLGKADPASLEDVRLSQHAHGASVVEIKKNNRGVWEVVRSNYARRIHANTPMAFSGPAANHPLLQTAAGNSPKGTINNCSNGHTPWGTYLTCEENFNTYFGATGEWTATEAQARYGLASSSRYGWANYDERFDLSKAAYKNEENRFGWVVEIDPMDPNQTPIKRTALGRFKHEGAEVVVGRGGRVVCYMGDDERFDYIYKFVSANNWQSMRARGISPFDEGQLYVAKFNDDGSGEWLPLIMDNPALQGKFQDQAEILVYTRLAADAAGATPMDRPEWITVGTEENVYCALTNNSRRTEADAANPLAPNPDGHIIRWQDSDRHVGTTFTWDIFAIAQDTHGTEASFASPDGLWADPDGRLFIQTDGAQKDGLNDQLLVADTNTKEIRRLFTGVTDCEVTGITVTPERRTMFINVQHPGDGNPAATNFPAPQGSGMVPRDSTVVITRKDGGIVGS; encoded by the coding sequence ATGATTCACGACGACGGCAGAAGTAATTATTCAAATAATCGCCCTTTCCAAGACATTCTCAAGGCGCGATTCTCCCGCCGGAGTATGCTCCAAAAAAGCATGATGCTCTCCGCTGCTGGTTTTATCGGGGCGATCGCCGGCAATAGCGTCCTCAAACCCAGCACCGCCGCCACCCAAGTTGCCCAACGGAACACGAGCCCTCTCCTCGGTTTCAATGCCGTAACCCTGGCCCAAGGCAATGGCCCCATACCGAGCATTTCCAGCGACTACCAATACCAAGTGTTGATCCCCTGGGGGACTCCCATCCAACCCGGTGGCCCCGAATACAATGGCGATCCCAACACCCGGCCTACCGCCGAGGAACAAGCCCAGCAAATCGGCATCGGCCACGATGGGATGTGGTTTTTCCCCATTGGCAACAACAATGACCATGGTTTGTTGGCGATTAACCATGAATTTGGCATCAACGAACACGTCCTGGGTAAAGCAGATCCAGCCAGCCTTGAGGATGTGCGATTGTCCCAACATGCCCATGGTGCCTCCGTCGTTGAGATCAAGAAAAATAATCGTGGCGTTTGGGAAGTGGTGCGCAGTAACTATGCCCGTCGGATCCATGCCAATACCCCCATGGCTTTCAGTGGCCCGGCGGCGAATCATCCCCTCCTACAAACGGCAGCGGGGAATTCTCCCAAAGGGACGATTAATAACTGTTCTAATGGTCACACTCCCTGGGGAACATATCTCACCTGCGAAGAAAATTTCAACACCTACTTCGGGGCCACTGGGGAGTGGACAGCCACCGAAGCCCAGGCCCGCTACGGCCTCGCCAGCAGTTCTCGCTATGGCTGGGCAAACTATGACGAGCGGTTTGACCTGTCCAAGGCAGCTTACAAAAACGAAGAAAATCGCTTTGGCTGGGTCGTTGAAATTGACCCAATGGATCCCAACCAGACCCCCATTAAGCGGACAGCCCTCGGTCGCTTTAAGCATGAAGGAGCAGAAGTGGTCGTCGGTCGGGGTGGCCGCGTGGTTTGCTACATGGGCGATGACGAACGTTTTGACTACATTTATAAATTCGTTTCGGCGAACAATTGGCAGTCCATGCGGGCGCGGGGCATCAGTCCTTTCGATGAAGGTCAACTGTACGTTGCCAAGTTTAATGATGATGGCTCTGGAGAATGGTTGCCCCTCATCATGGATAACCCAGCCTTACAAGGAAAATTCCAAGACCAAGCTGAAATCCTTGTGTATACTCGCTTAGCGGCAGATGCGGCTGGAGCAACACCAATGGATCGTCCGGAATGGATCACCGTTGGCACCGAAGAAAATGTTTATTGTGCCCTCACCAACAACAGCCGTCGCACGGAAGCCGATGCGGCAAATCCCCTGGCACCGAATCCCGATGGTCACATTATTCGCTGGCAGGATAGCGATCGCCATGTGGGGACAACCTTCACCTGGGATATTTTTGCGATCGCCCAAGATACCCATGGCACCGAAGCATCTTTTGCCTCTCCCGATGGGCTGTGGGCGGATCCCGATGGCCGCCTGTTTATCCAAACCGATGGTGCCCAAAAGGACGGCTTAAATGACCAATTGCTTGTAGCTGATACCAATACTAAGGAAATCCGGCGTCTCTTTACCGGGGTGACAGACTGCGAGGTGACAGGCATTACAGTCACTCCAGAGCGGCGCACTATGTTTATTAACGTGCAGCATCCCGGCGATGGTAACCCTGCCGCCACTAATTTCCCAGCCCCCCAAGGCAGTGGCATGGTGCCCCGGGATAGCACCGTGGTCATCACCCGTAAAGATGGCGGTATCGTTGGCTCATAG
- the pip gene encoding prolyl aminopeptidase, with protein sequence MRNLYPPLHPYHSDKLPVSDLHTLYYEESGNPDGKPVVFIHGGPGGGCPPIYRQFFDPHQWRIILFDQRGAGQSTPRAELRENTTWDLVADIEKIRDHLAIDQWFIFGGSWGSTLALAYSQTHPDRCLGLILRGIFMLRQKEIQWFYQYGASEIFPDAWESYLKPIPPEERHDLVGAYYKRLTSPDPQIRLEAAQAWSVWEGSTSRLIPSAASKVSFARPEFAEAFARIECHYFVNKGFFATENQLLENIDRIRHLPAVIVQGRYDVVCPMTSAWELHQAWPEAKFVLVPEAGHSAFEPGIQTELLNATDVFATL encoded by the coding sequence ATGCGCAACCTATACCCCCCTCTCCACCCCTACCACAGCGACAAACTCCCTGTTTCCGACCTCCACACCCTCTATTACGAAGAATCCGGCAATCCAGATGGCAAACCCGTCGTCTTTATCCATGGTGGCCCCGGCGGCGGCTGTCCCCCGATCTATCGCCAATTTTTTGATCCGCACCAGTGGCGCATTATTCTGTTTGACCAGCGGGGTGCAGGCCAGAGTACCCCCAGGGCAGAACTACGGGAAAATACCACCTGGGATCTGGTGGCTGATATCGAAAAAATACGCGACCACCTCGCCATTGACCAATGGTTTATCTTTGGTGGCAGTTGGGGCAGTACCCTCGCCCTCGCCTATAGCCAAACCCACCCAGACCGCTGCCTTGGCCTCATCCTGCGGGGAATTTTTATGCTCCGTCAAAAGGAAATCCAGTGGTTCTATCAATACGGAGCCAGCGAAATTTTTCCCGATGCTTGGGAAAGTTACCTCAAACCCATTCCCCCCGAAGAGCGCCATGATCTCGTGGGTGCCTATTACAAACGCTTAACCAGCCCCGATCCCCAAATTCGTTTGGAAGCAGCCCAGGCCTGGTCTGTGTGGGAAGGTAGCACCAGTCGGTTAATTCCGTCGGCGGCCAGTAAAGTGAGTTTTGCGCGCCCCGAATTTGCCGAGGCCTTTGCCCGGATTGAATGCCATTATTTCGTGAATAAAGGTTTTTTCGCCACGGAAAACCAACTCCTAGAAAATATTGATCGCATCCGTCATTTACCAGCAGTCATTGTCCAAGGTCGCTATGATGTGGTTTGTCCGATGACCAGTGCCTGGGAACTCCATCAAGCCTGGCCGGAGGCAAAGTTTGTCCTGGTGCCTGAGGCAGGTCACTCGGCCTTTGAACCGGGCATTCAAACGGAATTACTAAACGCAACGGATGTGTTTGCAACCCTATAG
- the rsmA gene encoding 16S rRNA (adenine(1518)-N(6)/adenine(1519)-N(6))-dimethyltransferase RsmA produces the protein MRPRKRFGQHWLTDQRILDEIVAAANLQPTDRVLEIGPGKGALTGRLLPQVEALLSVEIDRDLCKYMVNNYGDRHNFLLLEADYLQADINEFLGDFPQFQNPRKVVANIPYNITGPILEKLLGTIDRPNPNPFESIVLLIQKEVGDRLVAHPCTKAFGALTLRVQYLADCETVCVVPPKAFYPKPKVESVVVRLRPRPLAQPAQNPKLLATLIKVGFASKRKMLRNNLKSLYSPDILDPIFADLDISPQARGEEVDLLQWIALSDRLNDYPKE, from the coding sequence ATGCGCCCCCGCAAACGATTTGGTCAACATTGGCTTACGGATCAACGGATTTTAGATGAGATTGTCGCGGCGGCAAACCTGCAACCGACAGACCGGGTTTTAGAAATTGGGCCAGGGAAAGGGGCCTTAACGGGCCGTTTATTGCCTCAAGTAGAAGCCTTGCTCTCGGTGGAGATTGACCGGGATCTGTGCAAGTATATGGTCAACAATTATGGCGATCGCCATAATTTTTTACTCCTCGAAGCGGACTATCTCCAGGCAGATATTAATGAATTTTTAGGGGATTTTCCCCAATTTCAGAACCCCCGCAAGGTGGTGGCGAATATTCCCTACAACATTACGGGGCCGATTTTAGAGAAGCTCCTGGGCACCATTGACCGACCAAACCCAAATCCCTTTGAGTCCATTGTTTTGTTAATCCAAAAAGAAGTGGGCGATCGCCTAGTGGCCCATCCCTGTACTAAAGCTTTTGGGGCCTTGACTTTGCGGGTGCAATATCTCGCTGATTGTGAAACGGTTTGTGTCGTTCCCCCGAAGGCCTTTTACCCGAAACCAAAGGTCGAATCGGTGGTGGTGCGCCTGCGACCCCGGCCCCTCGCCCAGCCAGCCCAGAACCCGAAACTACTTGCAACCCTGATCAAGGTGGGCTTTGCCAGTAAGCGTAAAATGCTGCGCAATAACCTCAAAAGCCTTTACAGTCCAGATATTCTTGACCCGATTTTTGCCGATCTCGACATTAGCCCCCAGGCGAGGGGAGAAGAAGTGGATCTGTTGCAGTGGATTGCCCTGAGCGATCGCCTGAATGATTACCCAAAGGAATAA
- a CDS encoding photosystem II high light acclimation radical SAM protein — translation MTQRLLYVRLPCNPIFPIGVVYLADHVHKLFPNLEQKIFDLGAVPPLDYKKALDDCIAAFKPTLLVFSWRDIQIYAPVGGRGGNPLQNSFEIFYAKNPFIKLRGAFGGLKVMAAYYGELWRNLGLIKRGLQKAQQYNPEAQMVVGGGAVSVFYEQLKTALPKGAIVSIGEGETLLERLLRGQDFSDQRCYVVGQAELRPGMIHEEPTPIEKTACNYQYIAEIWPEFDYYLQENDFYIGVQTKRGCPHNCCYCVYTVVEGKQVRVNPATEVVAEMRQLYNRGIRNFWFTDAQFIPAKKYMDDVVELLQAIRDSGMDDIHWASYIRADNLTPEICNLMVQTGMNYFEIGITSGSQELVRKMRMGYNLRRVLQNCRDLKAAGFNDVVSVNYSFNVIDETFDTIRQTIAYHRELEKIFGVDKVEPAIFFIGLQPHTHLEQYAFDQAVLKPDYNPMSLMPWTAKKLLWNLEPLGSFFGEVCLEAWRQNPNDFGREVMAILEARLGRSPLEEALTAKIVSQKPTLIPV, via the coding sequence ATGACTCAGCGCCTCCTCTACGTCCGCCTCCCTTGTAACCCGATCTTTCCCATTGGCGTGGTGTACCTAGCAGATCATGTCCATAAGCTCTTCCCGAACCTTGAACAAAAGATTTTCGACCTGGGGGCCGTACCACCCCTGGATTACAAAAAAGCCCTTGATGACTGTATCGCCGCTTTCAAGCCGACGCTGTTAGTATTTTCCTGGCGTGATATCCAGATCTATGCCCCCGTGGGTGGTCGGGGCGGTAATCCCCTACAAAATTCCTTTGAGATTTTCTACGCGAAGAATCCCTTCATCAAGTTAAGGGGAGCCTTCGGGGGACTCAAGGTGATGGCGGCCTATTATGGCGAACTGTGGCGCAACCTAGGACTCATTAAGCGCGGCCTCCAAAAAGCCCAACAGTATAACCCCGAAGCACAAATGGTCGTTGGTGGAGGGGCTGTCAGCGTCTTCTACGAACAACTCAAAACCGCGTTGCCCAAAGGGGCGATCGTCTCCATCGGCGAAGGCGAAACCCTCCTAGAACGCCTACTCCGGGGCCAAGACTTTAGCGATCAACGCTGTTACGTTGTGGGCCAAGCAGAGCTACGGCCCGGCATGATCCACGAAGAACCCACCCCCATCGAAAAAACCGCTTGCAATTACCAGTACATTGCTGAAATCTGGCCGGAGTTTGATTATTACCTCCAGGAAAACGATTTTTACATTGGCGTCCAGACGAAACGGGGTTGTCCCCACAACTGTTGTTACTGTGTCTACACCGTCGTCGAGGGGAAACAAGTCCGGGTCAATCCAGCGACCGAAGTGGTGGCGGAAATGCGCCAACTCTACAATCGGGGAATTCGCAATTTTTGGTTTACCGATGCCCAATTTATCCCAGCGAAAAAATACATGGATGATGTGGTGGAACTGCTCCAGGCGATCCGCGATTCGGGCATGGACGATATTCACTGGGCTTCCTATATTCGCGCCGATAATTTGACCCCAGAAATCTGTAATCTGATGGTGCAAACGGGGATGAATTATTTCGAGATTGGTATCACCAGCGGCTCCCAGGAACTCGTGCGAAAAATGCGCATGGGCTACAACCTGCGGCGGGTACTGCAAAATTGCCGAGATCTCAAGGCGGCGGGCTTTAATGATGTGGTCTCGGTGAATTATTCCTTTAATGTCATTGATGAGACCTTTGATACGATCCGCCAAACCATCGCCTACCACCGGGAACTCGAAAAAATCTTTGGGGTCGATAAGGTAGAACCCGCCATTTTCTTTATTGGCCTCCAGCCCCACACCCACCTCGAACAATATGCCTTTGATCAAGCGGTGCTGAAGCCAGACTACAACCCCATGAGTTTGATGCCCTGGACGGCGAAAAAACTTCTATGGAACCTGGAACCCCTCGGTTCTTTCTTCGGGGAGGTGTGTCTCGAGGCTTGGCGGCAAAATCCGAATGATTTCGGTCGGGAAGTGATGGCGATTCTGGAAGCTCGTTTGGGGCGATCGCCTTTGGAAGAAGCCTTAACGGCAAAAATTGTGTCCCAAAAGCCGACCCTCATACCAGTTTGA
- a CDS encoding ATP-grasp domain-containing protein, with product MELLEYQAKQLFEQVGIPTLPSQIIADPRELKQLQIPYPIVLKSQVRAGGRGKAGGIKRVQNTIDAIAAARNIFNLAIAGQYPDVLLAEAHYERKQEIFLAVVLDYELQRPVLLGSAHGGMEIDQLLANLHQVVIKDFFSPFQARHLLNKMGIRGALVPALSDIIKKMYDLLLTKDLELVEINPLGINQAGELMALDGKVTVHDTALRKHPEIALFYEHQNQLSFTPEAAPLSWHHDVQGGTVGIVCYGVGAAALIWDMLHDLKGHPACCWLLGPRAQGRVFSPYDLDEQIETILEQLAALPQIKVILLNLVAEAEINQRILATLTAHFPQLAIAPDADPDPELPELPQQIIVRCLPSLDPAIAPGCHWEEDLEAAVKQAIALSKPET from the coding sequence ATGGAATTGCTCGAATACCAGGCAAAACAACTTTTTGAACAGGTGGGGATACCCACGTTGCCGTCCCAGATTATTGCCGATCCCCGGGAACTGAAACAATTGCAAATTCCCTATCCCATTGTGCTGAAGTCCCAGGTACGGGCTGGGGGACGGGGTAAGGCAGGGGGCATTAAACGGGTGCAAAATACCATTGATGCGATCGCCGCTGCGCGGAATATTTTTAATTTGGCGATCGCCGGGCAATACCCTGATGTTTTGTTGGCAGAGGCCCACTACGAGCGCAAGCAGGAAATTTTCTTGGCGGTGGTTTTAGATTATGAATTGCAGCGGCCTGTGCTTTTGGGGTCAGCCCACGGCGGCATGGAAATCGATCAGCTTTTGGCGAATCTCCATCAAGTGGTGATCAAAGACTTTTTTTCCCCGTTCCAAGCCCGCCACCTCCTCAACAAAATGGGCATCCGGGGTGCGTTGGTGCCTGCCTTGAGCGACATCATCAAAAAAATGTACGATCTGCTGCTCACCAAGGATTTAGAGCTGGTGGAAATCAACCCCTTAGGCATTAACCAAGCCGGGGAATTAATGGCCCTTGATGGTAAGGTGACCGTCCATGATACGGCTCTCCGTAAGCACCCTGAAATCGCCCTGTTTTACGAGCACCAAAACCAACTCAGTTTTACCCCAGAGGCTGCACCCCTCTCTTGGCACCATGATGTCCAAGGAGGCACAGTGGGCATTGTTTGTTATGGAGTGGGGGCGGCGGCGTTGATTTGGGATATGCTCCATGACCTCAAGGGCCACCCAGCCTGCTGTTGGCTCCTTGGCCCCCGCGCCCAGGGTCGGGTGTTTTCGCCCTACGACCTAGATGAGCAGATCGAGACCATCCTCGAACAATTGGCTGCCCTCCCGCAGATTAAGGTTATTTTGTTGAACTTGGTGGCGGAAGCAGAAATTAATCAGCGCATTTTGGCAACTTTAACCGCCCATTTTCCCCAATTGGCGATCGCCCCGGATGCTGACCCCGATCCAGAGCTGCCTGAGTTGCCCCAACAAATTATCGTGCGCTGTTTACCTTCCCTTGATCCGGCGATCGCCCCTGGTTGCCATTGGGAAGAAGATTTAGAGGCCGCCGTCAAACAGGCGATCGCCCTCAGTAAACCCGAAACCTAA
- a CDS encoding SPOR domain-containing protein, which produces MSKSCPNLCPLLAVLGGFVLFSPGAIAQEIFTFEPLPPVPPVIPLWEEAPASEPVFYDGFESTAAPGQEYIFEAPTSTMTTTTPSAFVTPASRPSARYRVEVVGSSPLMLATVRQVEPTAFVKGDRIQAGLFSERENAETLRANLQASGIAAQITDMDAGDAFVASSPPVVSSHGGYFIAIPSRGQGQDIQDQLRRMGIQQDLIEAKSAPRGPHIAIGPFAQREEAELMNVRVRLMDLDGRLYFQN; this is translated from the coding sequence GTGTCGAAGTCTTGCCCTAATCTGTGTCCCCTATTGGCTGTTCTTGGGGGATTTGTGCTATTTTCGCCTGGGGCGATCGCCCAAGAAATTTTCACCTTTGAGCCGTTACCCCCTGTGCCCCCAGTGATTCCCCTCTGGGAAGAAGCTCCGGCCTCAGAACCTGTGTTTTACGATGGCTTTGAATCGACGGCAGCCCCTGGCCAAGAATACATTTTTGAGGCTCCGACCTCCACGATGACCACGACGACGCCCTCCGCATTTGTCACCCCGGCGTCGAGACCAAGCGCCCGCTACCGGGTTGAAGTAGTCGGATCTAGCCCCTTGATGTTGGCAACGGTGCGCCAAGTGGAACCAACTGCTTTTGTGAAAGGCGATCGCATCCAAGCCGGTTTATTTTCTGAGCGAGAAAACGCAGAAACCCTCCGGGCCAACCTCCAGGCCAGTGGCATTGCCGCCCAGATTACGGACATGGATGCCGGGGATGCGTTTGTGGCCAGCAGCCCCCCAGTCGTTAGCAGCCATGGTGGCTATTTCATCGCGATTCCCAGCCGTGGCCAGGGCCAAGATATTCAAGATCAATTGCGGCGTATGGGCATCCAACAGGATTTGATCGAAGCCAAAAGCGCTCCCAGGGGGCCTCACATTGCCATCGGGCCTTTTGCCCAACGGGAAGAGGCAGAGTTAATGAATGTGCGAGTCCGACTGATGGATCTCGATGGTCGCCTGTATTTCCAAAACTAG
- a CDS encoding ATP-binding protein: MILNAITPDISWTAPWNVLQQLCHLWRRFGIGIDPRDRLYISGAQLQEAGLALDYDVFHLLIETDFTALLWAKAIDPAAVSPEALSAPGGQYEISMVFDPQAIAPLIATLLGSHIDFPQLKALRKKILPQRSAIPPDLMVGLLEIVRSPSIQETVPEEAVVPNQPLNMLLSQRLEQEKILNNVTHRIYQNQDLMVTVRMALEQAQRLLRVDRLLVYQLDLPTADPERFVNRVTFEVVSSEKVSSLLHFDQDECLTNNQLIKDAYLKGKHLAVNDIETQPNLSPCFKQQLQGMQVKAKLVVPLIVEQRLWGLLIAHQCHSPRRWRKNEVTFLSHVAEYLAIAILQARSYQQLREQKTSLETLAQQRARELEDALLSAQVASQSKKEFIHIMSHELLTPLTSIIGLSNTLSYWTADENPKKLSPEKQRVYLQTIHESGTRLRNLLQDILDFSQTEAARSVLDLQKFSLKQLCYRVLNGFQELGDRQGISLKFINQLEPEQDSFYADPIRLEKILSHLLSNAIKFTSHGGEVTFSLWREQQQDVIFQVKDTGIGIPPQQIPLLFEQFQQLEPSMSRRYDGAGFGLALVKQLVEIHQGQIHVTSTPKKGSIFTVRIPNQVPRNLHPVGKGSVGGNQGGTIVLVSQDEEMATLICELLTATNYQVIWLIDSEIASRQISALQPILVILDAHQHKIQIEDIIDSLKMAPQTQQIPTLLTGDRLNDDQWQKLQKRGFQDYLPKPIHSEKLIDMVNHYVTRHYLANTL, from the coding sequence ATGATTCTTAACGCCATCACTCCCGATATTTCTTGGACTGCCCCCTGGAATGTGCTGCAACAGCTGTGTCATCTTTGGCGGCGGTTTGGCATCGGCATCGATCCCCGCGATCGCCTATATATCAGTGGCGCCCAATTACAAGAGGCAGGACTGGCCCTCGATTACGACGTTTTTCATCTCCTCATCGAAACGGATTTTACGGCCCTGCTGTGGGCTAAGGCCATTGATCCCGCTGCAGTTTCTCCGGAAGCGCTATCAGCTCCAGGGGGACAATATGAAATTTCTATGGTATTTGACCCCCAGGCGATCGCCCCCCTCATTGCGACCCTCCTCGGTAGTCATATTGACTTTCCCCAATTGAAGGCCCTGCGAAAAAAGATCTTGCCCCAACGCTCGGCGATTCCGCCGGATCTGATGGTGGGTCTCCTGGAGATTGTGCGATCACCGTCCATTCAAGAAACCGTACCAGAGGAGGCGGTGGTGCCAAACCAGCCCCTCAATATGTTGCTGAGCCAGCGCCTAGAGCAGGAAAAAATTCTCAATAATGTCACCCACCGCATCTACCAAAACCAAGATCTGATGGTGACGGTGCGCATGGCCCTCGAACAAGCCCAACGGTTATTACGGGTTGATCGCCTGCTGGTTTATCAGCTCGATTTACCGACGGCGGATCCAGAGCGTTTTGTAAATCGGGTCACCTTTGAAGTGGTGTCCTCAGAAAAAGTTTCTTCTCTGTTGCATTTCGACCAAGATGAATGCCTGACGAACAATCAACTGATCAAGGATGCCTACCTCAAGGGTAAGCACTTGGCGGTGAATGATATTGAGACGCAACCGAACCTCAGTCCCTGTTTTAAACAACAGCTCCAAGGAATGCAGGTCAAGGCGAAGTTGGTGGTGCCCCTCATCGTCGAGCAGCGCCTCTGGGGTTTGCTCATCGCTCACCAATGCCATAGCCCCCGCCGCTGGCGCAAAAATGAAGTTACTTTTCTATCCCATGTGGCGGAATATTTGGCGATCGCCATCCTCCAAGCCCGGTCTTACCAGCAACTCCGCGAACAAAAAACTAGCCTTGAGACCCTCGCCCAACAACGCGCCCGGGAACTAGAAGATGCTCTCCTCTCCGCCCAGGTGGCCAGCCAATCGAAAAAAGAATTTATCCACATCATGAGCCATGAGCTCTTGACCCCCCTCACGTCGATCATTGGTCTATCCAATACCCTCAGCTATTGGACAGCCGACGAAAATCCCAAAAAGCTCTCCCCCGAAAAACAGCGCGTTTACCTCCAGACCATCCACGAAAGCGGCACTCGATTACGCAATCTGCTCCAAGATATCCTTGATTTTTCCCAAACGGAAGCGGCCCGATCTGTGTTGGATTTACAGAAATTTTCCCTGAAGCAATTGTGTTACCGGGTTCTCAATGGGTTCCAAGAATTAGGCGATCGCCAGGGGATCAGCCTCAAATTTATCAATCAGCTAGAACCAGAACAAGACTCTTTTTACGCCGACCCCATTCGCCTCGAAAAAATCCTCAGTCACCTTTTATCCAATGCCATCAAATTTACCTCCCACGGCGGTGAAGTCACCTTTAGCCTTTGGCGGGAACAACAACAGGATGTCATCTTCCAGGTCAAAGACACGGGCATTGGCATTCCCCCCCAGCAAATTCCCCTCCTGTTTGAGCAGTTCCAGCAACTCGAACCGTCCATGAGTCGTCGCTACGATGGGGCGGGGTTTGGTTTAGCCCTCGTCAAACAGCTCGTCGAAATTCACCAGGGACAAATTCACGTCACCTCCACCCCCAAAAAAGGCTCTATCTTCACCGTCCGCATCCCCAACCAAGTGCCCCGCAATCTTCACCCCGTGGGTAAGGGGAGTGTGGGCGGTAACCAAGGCGGCACCATTGTGCTGGTTTCCCAGGATGAAGAAATGGCGACCCTGATTTGTGAGTTGTTAACGGCGACGAACTACCAAGTGATTTGGCTGATCGATAGCGAAATTGCCAGCCGTCAGATTAGTGCTCTCCAGCCGATTTTAGTGATTCTCGATGCCCACCAACATAAAATTCAAATTGAAGACATTATCGACAGCCTCAAAATGGCCCCCCAAACCCAACAAATCCCCACTCTCTTGACGGGCGATCGCCTCAACGATGATCAGTGGCAAAAATTACAAAAACGTGGCTTCCAAGATTACCTCCCCAAGCCGATCCACAGTGAAAAACTGATTGACATGGTGAACCATTACGTCACCCGCCACTACCTCGCCAATACTCTTTAG